The genomic window CTGTTAGACAAGAACTTTTACTGCATACAATCTCCATTTCAAAATGCAAGCTTTGTGATATATTGTTTGTTTGCTTATTGCAGCTCAAATGAGACCTGTTGTTGAAACACTGAGGAGATTGTATGAAGAGACATCAAGAATTCTGGGTGCTCCAAATGCTGTTACGAACAGAAGGCGTGAGATTGATGATAATTCCAGGAGACTTGGATCACTGTTTGCCAAACTCAACTCTGAAGATATTTCACCTAATGCTGCCACGAAGCTTGTTCAGCTATGCCAAGCTTTAGACAAGGGAGATTTTTCTGGTGCTTTACACATTCAGGTACTTAGTATTCAACTATGTACAGCTTGTGTGTTTGTTTGATTATAACAAGCTCTTctgattcttcattttcaagagCGGCAGATGGGAAAAAAGTTATCTTCATGGGTTTGAAATTGGTTTTAGAGAAACTCCATTTCTGTACTACTATTGAATCTTCTGATGCTggtgaattttgatttttccaaaaTAACCTTCTCGTTTAACAATAAAATGGCCTTTTGTTATAGGGAAAACCacaatatttttttcgtttctgTACATTCATGTGTTTAAACAAATGAAGTTATAGGGAATCTTTGCACTTTTCGGTACATTCATGTGTCCAAACAAATGAAGAGTTATTTCAATTCTGTTCTTCTGGTTTACCTTATGGCCCTCATACTGGGGGAAGGTTCCTATGGAGCAATTTAACTTTTCCATCATTTGATTCCTTAAATAAAGATTTGCTTAGATCTTGAACGGTGATCTTGAACCGTTCTACATAGTCATAGTGACAACAGCAGGCAGACGGCCGTTGCTTTAAAGTTCCTTAATGTAAAGGTATATTTCTATTCAACATGGTTCCTTTTTCGATTACAGGTTCTCCTGACGACAAGTGATTGGGATGAATGCAATTTCTGGCTCTCGCCACTCAAGAGGATGATAAAGTTGAGGCAAAATGCAAGATGAGATTGAGCAACCTCAGCACTGATTGGCTTTCCTTTCCTGATCGCAGTGCAAGAAGCAGCAGCGTTTCTACCAGTGATGGTCTCTGCGTCCTTCAGTCGATAACGTTTTGAAGTGCCAGTGCGGCCTCTTTGTATTCCTCAGGATTtcgtttcatttttcttgatcaAATGGGTTCTATGAGATGGCGCCGTTACTGCTTAGCTGGTGGCCGTGCAAGCTGGGGCTTGGTTTGTTAGTTTTTATACAAACGATTGTCTCATAAATTTTAGTCCTTTGTCTCTTTGCTAATTCAATTATTCTACCAATTATTTTTCCATATCAAGATGTAAATTGCTGAACATCATGTCACAATTCTCAATGGTGGATCCTGGCAAACCGTCTTCTGAGTCGCCGTCTTGGAAAGTCGACACTCTCGGTGAATGATTTTGCAAACAGTTATTCACGGCATATCTGTTTAGGTACCAAGTTGAGATTAATCTCCGTTGgaatttcttttgatgaaaaattgaaatgaaaatcagatcaaatagaaaaagatcaagcaaaaataagttcttcatttttatgtgcATTTTTATAAGCCAATGCAGGTGATATCGATGAGACAGCATAAGATCCCCCAGCATTCCTTTCTCTTGAAAACCTTTGTACGGACAATATGGACGAGCTCATTGGGGTTTGATGTCTACAATGCACCTAAGTGTCCTCGTAAGCAACTTGATTCAGATGAGCCAAGGCTGTCAATAGGCTAAGGCGGGACCAAGTCACATGCCTAATGAAAGATAATGTGAGATGTAAACAGATGTAGAAGGTGGTACTGGAGGTTTCTAATGAGTCATCAAACTTGTTCGGCAAGAAAATTCAGATCCACTTGTATGTTCCAAAAACTAGACATAGGGAATGAACACCATTTATAAATGACTGAAAAAAAACGGGTTTGCCCTAAAATCCTACTATTTGGAGTTAGTTCATGTGAGACTGTATGACATATTTAGGAGTGACAATCACACACTTGGCAATGTTTACTTGtggcaattttaaaaaaaataaaaaggctcATGCCTACCAAGAAAGAAGGCATGTTTTTATCAGACAGCCATTTGAAcccccttttttgtttctttgaataGTTCCCAAATAAATTAATCACCTGTAAGCATCACCACTGAACACAGTGCTCCTTGAAACACAGTATTCCGTGAATGTGTTTCAAAAAATGGACAAGTTCATGGACTCTGTGTGTCCCAGGGAACACAGCATTCCCGTTACCAAATGCCCTCTAATGTGTACGGGTTTTCCTTTCTACCAGAACATAAATCACTTCCATCAATTTACCATAGTGACCACTAATTCCAAATCACGAGTCAGAATGCCCAAAATTTCCTCAAAACAATTTTTCCTCCTAATATCTACGCCCATATTCCCCCTTAGCTTATGCTAATACTGTTAATGCATATTTAAAGCTTTTTCATTATCCTTTCATAAATTTATGTTGAAATTAGGTTCATCCTCAACAAAGCTAATTGCTAAACATTAGGCATTGTTTTCAGCTGTTCCTATTGTTAATGGAGACATTCGCCTTCCCTTGAGGGAAGTTCCAGAATGTCTGAATTATTTTCAGACATGGACTAAAATCAGACGAAAATTCAATTGCAGCGTCTCAATTAGTTACTTACTCAAAGTAGCTTGCAATTTCTACTAGCAGCAGGGGATCTCGAGTTTAATGTGATAGGAAGCCTCGTGAATCAAACCAGTTAAATGACCGACGACCTCCACCATGGACAGCACCATGAGAAAGCTTAATAGTTGCGAGAACAGAAGTATGATTTAGATTCAAGGTCTTCACCTTATGAGAATCTGCACTGGTAGTAGAAGTTAATGAGCTGAACACAAGTTGACTTGATAAGATTACAGCGACGAACCCAAACTGGTGATGATTCTAGCTGGGCTCCTATAAGCTTATTAACCAAGTGAGCTATTAACCAGCTGCCCGTCGAATGCATGCCTTTTCCAGACATTTTTTAATCTACTCTCTTTTAAATGTTATAGGGCTAATTGACCCTTGTAAAATCAACCATATAAATCATACTTTTACAGTTAAAATTTGGTCCGTGTTGCCACTGCGTCATTTTGAGGAGCTTCGGCTTAGAAAAACATTTGGATATAGCGTGAACTGGGTCCGTGGTGAACCCGTTACACGCTCTCCTTTGGAGCTCGCGAATTCCAGAATTGATTTTCTGTCCTCCGTCGCGCCATGAGTTTCTGCTGGTTAAACCCTTCTGCTACAATTGTCTCTTGGGTTTAAGAGCCTGGAAGTTCATGGTATGGCAGCCCACTCTCTCTGTGCAACTCAAATCCCTTCTTCCCAGCTGCTTTCTCCCCACAGAGTCTCTCTCCTTTCCCAAATCAGAATTTCCAAACCGAACTCCCTCAATATCCCTATTTTCATCTCCCGCTTTCCTCCTTGTCTTCTTCTCCGTAAGCCCATTTCCACCAATGTCAAAGCCTTCGCGTCAAATCCCAGAAACCCAAGTGGATCTTCCTTTCTGAAGGAATGTACGAGAAGTATTGGATTTTTTGCAGTGGGGTTGCTTATTTCTATGGGCAGTTTCAATAATCCTGCACTGGCTGATGTGAAGGGCAGTGGTACTCCTCCATCGCTGGAGGAAAAGTTGGGTGCCCAAGGTGAAAAGGCTGTTGACGCTGATGCTTCTCCATCTTTGGAGGGAAAAGTGGAAACACAAGATGAAAAAGTTGATGAAGACTTGTATATGAGGTTGTTGGAGAGGAACCCAAGAGACGTGGAGGCACTTAAGGTGGTTTTGTATGGAAGGATGAGAGCTGGGAAGACGAAGGAGGCAATCAAGTATGTGGAGAGGCTGATAGAGGTCCAGCCCGATGAAGTCGAGTGGAAGCTGATACAGGCGCTATCTTACGAGTTGTTAGGTCAGCTGAGCAAGGCGAAGAGGTTATTTAAGAAGATATTGGAGGAAAGGCCTCTTAATCTCAGAGCATTACATGTATGACATCTCTCATCCctcttttattattataatttcttttttccatacGTGAAGGCTGAAGCGCTTCATGGATTGTTTAAGTATAGCAGTATTGGTTTATAGTTAAACACTTAAAAGTTATTCGTGAATCGCCCGAGGTTTCTTTGTTACATTTGGTATTTTTGTGTTTGAGTTATTGTGGTGATTGTTATCTTTATAGGGTGTTATGTTGATATTGTTGTTATGGCTGCTTTATTATTGTTCTTGCCTGATTTTTTGCTACTTCTTTGATTGGCAATCTGGGCTTCTTGTTTGTCGTTATTACTTTTGATATTTCATTGTTGTATTTTAGGACACGGCATTTATTCAATTAATTCGATCTGTTGGTAGAAATGTTCCTTGAAGGCTTGGGAAATTACCAACTTTCAGAACATCGAGTTTTCATGTCCTTTGGTTCTTGTAAGCGAGAGCATTTTACTTAGCCCTGTCACTGTGACGGCAAACTCCTAAAGAATTCTAATGCGCAGGGACCAAAACTCTGACCGGTGAAAGAGTGCGTGTATACGCTAGAATTGGGTTGTTATTACCTCTGGCTGGCATATCTAGCGTGCTGCATGTTGGCTCAAGATTGACAGTTTGATGTTCGGCAAATACTGCTTTAATGTTTATCGGTATCTAAGGATTCCTATACAATACCACGTGGAGCACTTGAGGTTAATTTGTAGGGTACAGTCAGCTACTCTAGGTGAAGTGGTCAAAATGCTCATTTGTCCAGCCAGAGAGACTTCCGTATGCCGTTGTGGCCTGTTCTTTGTCTTTTCATGGTCAAAGCGGGTAATTTGAACCAGATTTTTCATGGTCAAGCTAgtactttaaatttttaaccagGAAAGAACATTTGAGACTCTTTTGGAAGCATATTAACAAATCTTGTGCATCTAACAAGAGATGAGAAGGTGCACAAGTTCTTTACTGGTACTCAGTTCCTTCAGGTGGAGTAGTGAAAACATGGATATGTTAAAAAGAAATTCTGAGAGAAATGCCATTGGCAATTTATGTTGTGTTCCACAAGCCAATTTCCTGTTTGCATGTTATCATTGCAGTTCTGACAGTAGTGCCAATTGAAGGAGAAGGACATGGTTCTAAGCTATTGATACCGATCCTTCTAGAGTTGGTACAGCAAGCAAGGAATCAATGGCCTCTACTAGTGAGATCAAGTAGTATCTTTTCCTATGAAACAGGTCTGGGATTATTCTGCTTTTGCCCACAACAATCAGCTGTCAATGGAGGCGTTTATGGCTGCAACATTCTGGTATTAGAGTTGAACAAGGAATTTTTAGAGTTGATGTGCTGATATTACCCCCTTATGCTATCTTTGGAATCCAGAGGTTACGGATCTTTTACCCTTAAGATCAAGCATAATGTCTGTGATgctacacaaaaaaaaaaaaaaaaattgattactCTATAAGCATGCATGTTAGAAGTTCCTTTTGCTGGGATAGATAACCCAGACATGCAGATTGCAGgaaaattgcaaattttttggataaataTTCATCTATTATGgggaaaaataaattcatttgcatcattaaCTAGAGAGTGGCCTATAAACAAACGGTGTCAAGTGTGGGTAGATAATTTGAGTCCTGCTCAGAGATCTTCTGACTTTGGAGATGATTTTCCTTTCATCAGTATTTCATAAACTTAAGGTTGTTTTGACCTTCATCGACACAATATTTACAGAATTTAACATTATTGTTAGTGTGTTTGCCTCCATCTTAAATTCTGAAAAAGAGTTAACTTTATCCTTTTTAGGGGCTTGCACTGGTGATGCACAAGCGCAATGAAGGTCCAGCTGCTTTTGAAATGCTTAATGATGCCCTGGATCTTGCTCAGCAAGAAGCCAGGGTAACTGAGGAGCGCAAcattaaaatattgattgcaCAAATGCATGTGGTAAAGGTAATGTATCTAGCCTACCACGATGTAACTGATTTGGTTGAGTTAGCTTGGTTGTTGAACCTTGGCCGAGAGGGCCATAATCATTGTCTTGTTGCTGCATCATGTTTGTAGGGTGAACTTGAAGAAGGACTAAGAGAATTTGAAGATTTGGTTAAAGAGGATCCTCGAGATTTCCGGCCATATCTATGTCAGGTGCTCTTCACTTCAACTATTTCATAATTGCTGTGTAGGATTGTGGGTTTACTAAGCCACATTTTTTGCATGCTGGCTTGTATCTTGAGCTATTTGTTTCTTCTATTCTGTACAAATGGTGGTGAAGCAAACAGATCTTTATGCTTATCGCTGCTACATGCCTTTTCTGATACAGGGGATAATCTACAGCTTGTTAGATATGAAAGAGCAGGCAGAAGAACAATTCAACAATTACCAAAGTCTTGTTCCTCATGAATTTCCTCAAAGAGGTTTCCTTGATGAAGTGATGGTATCAGCGAAAACGGAATCAAGAGAGCACCTTGAGAAGGAATTTGCTGCACAATACACATCAAAAAAGTAAAGCTGGAAGTTTGGAGGTTTATAATTTCATTCAAATGAGTGCGTTTTTAGCCCAGCTGCCCAGGTTTTTATACAGTGTTACCCATTTATAAAAAATGCTGTTGTGTCCTCCTGTAATATCCTCTTCAGCTCGGTGTTTTGACAAGAAATAAGAACTTTCGGACGTGATGTGTATGCTCGTCTGCTGATCTTGAGAATCTACTGTAACGTATGCAACATGCTGGGAATGTTATGCGGAAGCTCGTGCACTTGCTTGTGTGTGAATCAGAATGTATTGCTTTTAGAATTTCTTCCCTGCTTAAAGAAGATTTGTCATGGATATTTACCAGCCCTGTGCATTTACGTCTAAATGGCGATTACCAATCTCTGTTTAGACCTCCTGATAAAATCCCGTTTTCAGGTGGCCAGTAGAGGGCAAGTCTGCTATCATTATTGTCTTCAGTTGCAGATTGTCCTGAAAAAAGGCCAGCAGTGCTAGAATTTCTTCCATCATGGAGCTAAATCGTAGCAACTAACGCCAAGCATCGAATTTTGTACTGGGTAAGTCTTGAAAATGGAGCACAAGAGCTTCTTTCCAGCTCGTTGTTCCTACAGACCCTTGAGGCGTGTTTGAGATCCAAGAATCTTAATCCATGGATGCTTGATGTGGTAAAGCTCCACTCTGGCAAGAAATCCACGTCAAAATTCTCTGGCCTCTCAACCGATGGATCTCAGATCTGTTCAAAGGTTCCTACTTACTATCCGCATTTTGCAATTTTTCAGTTGTCAGAAGGGCTTATCTAAGATCaatgggaaaaaagaaaaaaaaaaaaaaaaaaaaacttgatcctaaATCTCCGGATTTGAAAATCTGAAGGAGCTCTATTGGACGCGACATGTTCCGGGGCTGTCGGACGCCATACGTTCCAACAGTGAGTTTCTGACTTTCTGCTGATTTAGTAAGAGATTTAGTTGGCAGAATCTGAACTTCATTCTAATACAAAGGACAA from Nymphaea colorata isolate Beijing-Zhang1983 chromosome 6, ASM883128v2, whole genome shotgun sequence includes these protein-coding regions:
- the LOC116255544 gene encoding protein SLOW GREEN 1, chloroplastic; its protein translation is MAAHSLCATQIPSSQLLSPHRVSLLSQIRISKPNSLNIPIFISRFPPCLLLRKPISTNVKAFASNPRNPSGSSFLKECTRSIGFFAVGLLISMGSFNNPALADVKGSGTPPSLEEKLGAQGEKAVDADASPSLEGKVETQDEKVDEDLYMRLLERNPRDVEALKVVLYGRMRAGKTKEAIKYVERLIEVQPDEVEWKLIQALSYELLGQLSKAKRLFKKILEERPLNLRALHGLALVMHKRNEGPAAFEMLNDALDLAQQEARVTEERNIKILIAQMHVVKGELEEGLREFEDLVKEDPRDFRPYLCQGIIYSLLDMKEQAEEQFNNYQSLVPHEFPQRGFLDEVMVSAKTESREHLEKEFAAQYTSKK